AGGTTGGAACGAACCGTTCGCCGCGATCTATTCCTTGGCGAACGGGATGTAATGGCAGTCGCTACTTCTGACCCAGCACATGTCCAAAACCTGTTCGGGGACTTACAACGGCAATTCCCATCCCTCGATTATTACGATGTAGACATTCCCATCACCTTGCGTTTCATCGCACAGACGAATACACATCTATTAGGACGTTGCCGCATCATCCTGGAAGGGGAATGGATACAGACCATCGAACCTTTATCTTCGCCCTGGGAGATCGATCCCACGCCCATTCCCTTGCGCATTCTGACTTTTGCCCCGGAATGCAATCCTGCTGTTCTGAAACCCAGACAATTACATGTGAAATACAACCAACGGGAATACAGCCTCTCGCTGGAATCTCCAAGGCCATTCCTGATTGGCTTGAGAGCCGACCTGAAGCGCATCGACCCCGACCTGATCCTGACGGATTACGGCGATACCTGGTTGTTTCCGCTGTTGATCCAATGGTCCGAGGAAACCGGGATCGAATTGAACCTAAATCGGGATCGGGAGAGAACGGTACTGACCCGAAAGGCAAACAGTTATTTTGCCTATGGTCAGGTAACCTATCGTGGGTCACAGGCGCATCTCTTTGGACGCTGGCACATCGACCGCAAGAATGCCATGTCTTTCGGCGAGTACGGATTGGAAGGTGCGATGGAACAGGCACGCGTCACAGGTATCGGTGTGCAGGAGATGGCACGTAAATCTCCCGGCGCAGGCATCACTGCCATGCAGATGCTCACTGCCATGCGCAACAACATCATGGTTCCGGTGCAAAAACAACAAGTCGAGGGCAGGAAGACTCTGGCGGAATTGATCCGTGCCGATCATGGCGGGCTGATCTATCAACCCATCATCGGACTCCACGGAAATGTAGCGCAGATCGATTTCTCCTCCATGTATCCTGCAATCATGGGCAAACATAATATATCGCCGGAGACAGTTGGTCTGGAAGATGCACCCGAAGGTCTGATTCCCAAAACCCTGCGTCCCCTGTTGGAAAAGCGCATGATGCTTAAGAACATTTTGTCCGATCTCGATCCACGGGATTGCAGAGTGGAAATCCTCAAGGCGCGAGCATCAGCGCTCAAATGGTTGTTGGTGGTGTGCTTTGGGTATTTGGGATACAAGAATGCCCGTTTTGGAAAGATCGAGTCGCATGAAGCTGTGACTGCCATGAGCCGCGAACTGATGCTGCAAGCCAAGGAGGTGGCAGAAGACATGGGCTTTGCGGTCCTGCACATGTATGTGGATTGTCTCTTTGTTCAACAGCAAGGTTTTCACAAACCGTCCGACTTTACGCCACTTATGAATGCCATCGAAGAGAAAACAGGCATCCCGATCGCATTGGAGGGAGTCTTCAAATGGGTGGCTTTCCTGGCTTCGAAACGGGACGCGCGTGTGCCCGTGCCTAACCAATACTTTGGCACCTTCCAGGATGGGACGCTCAAATATCGCGGCATCGAATTGCGTCGAAGGGACACGACCCCGTGGGTGAGAAAGATTCAATTGAAGGCGTTGGAAATTCTGGCAGGTGCGAATACTCCGCGTGAATTTGCCAACCGCGTTCCAGATGTTATGAATTTGATGGAAGATGCAAAACGTGAACTCAGAATTGGTCGTGTTCCATTGGATGAATTGGTTATCCGTCAAAGGTTAAGTCGAACAGTTGAAGCATACAAGACTCCCTCTCCAGCTGCGCATGCCGCCTTGCAGTTGCAAGCGCATGGCAGGCAGTTCTCTCCCGGTCAATCGTTGGAATTCGTGTTTGCCCGTAATGCTTCCGGAGTCCACGCCTGGGACCTGAATGAGGCATTGGACTCCGGAAAGTTGGATACAAAGCGTTATTACAAGCTTTTGGATCGTGCGATCCAAACAGTGATTGATCCGTGCAAGCCTTTGCTTATGCCGGAACGATTGTTATGAATGGTTACTGTCCCGGCCAGCCAATCTGCCCCTGCCCTTCGCGCACTGCCCAATAAATGATCCCGCCCCAGTTCCAGGAACGTTGATATTGAGGATTGCTGATACTGCCGGCGTCGTCCATGCGCCGCAGGGTCAGGTTGGTATCCCAATAGGCGTCGGGTGTGCCATCGTTGTTGATATCCGCCATCCTTGCGGCAGGCAGGTTTGCTACAGCAGACGGGGGAATCTCGCCTCCGCTGGAATGCGTTTTCCATTCATAACCAGTGATGCCGCGATGTCCTGTTCCGCCGCCGCAGTTGTAATTTCCGTTGCCGTTCGGACCGGCAATGCAACCCTCGATGGCTTCATATTCCTGATACCGCAACTCCCAGAACAACTTGTATGGAGCGCGTCCATTGCCGACAAACAAAGGCATGTCTCCGGGGAGTTCGTCCAATCCACTGACACTGCCTGCAAGGGTGATCGCTCCCACAGCTGGATGGGATGGCACTTCCCATTGAATGGATTGGGATGCGCCATTGGACAACACAAGGTCCCCGATGTGCGGCAGAGTCACAAACATGGGACCTGCCGGTCGCAGGGTCAAGATCAAACGTAGGTTTTGCCAGTCGCCCACCTGCGGATTACCGGGGGAACCACCACCATTGGGAACATAATTCACTCCGCCTGACCCGGAAGACTCCGGCATACCTCCGTTTCTTAGGATGGTTGGCCAGCGCACTAATGTTGCCGGATAGGGTCGCACATCCAGATAGATCTCTGGAAAGGTCACACGTGCCGTGATCTTCCAGCCGCTGTTGGTGCAGGTGATCCCACCAGCCGTCACAGAGAATGATGTACAGGGATGTTGAGGCGGTGTGGTATTGGGCAGCTCACAAGGCATGACCGCCGGTTGCTCGATGATATGCAGGACCTGCCCGGTGCAGTTATCCACCCGGATGGGAAAGACCTTGCAGGAACTGCTTTCCGCGTAATATTCAACCACCTGAAATGCTAGATGATTGCCAGGTGTACAAGCGCCACCGCCATTGTTGTTATTGTCATTCCCACCGCCTTCCTCTCCGCCTCCTTCATTTCCTCCACCTGTGGTGCAAATGATGCTTCCATCCGGTTGAAAGGAACAGGATGGGGCAGTCTGTGCCAGGACGGATAAAGGTTGAACGGCGAGCATGACGATCAGTAGAAGAAATAGACTGGCGCGTTTCATGGCGCGGTCCCCGATAATACGGAAAGAATGTACTGCTTCTCGTTTTCATCTGTGAAAGACTGCCAGTTTTCTGGCAGCGGTTGCATGTCAAGATGCCAAGTGTTACTCAGCCACTTGGCATCCCAGGGCTGGGAGTCGTATAAGGTCGCCACGGTTAGACGGTCGCTGGCATTTTCCGTTACATCGGTGATCTCCAATTTGGGTTCCGTCTGTGTTCCCAGCCAGACCCACTGTCCATCACCCAAATACCCAAAGAGCAGGAAGGAGCGCATGGGCGTGGCAGGCGCAGTGTAGATGTGATCATTTAATGCGTAGACGATGTGAGTGTTCTCGGCATCCTCCACCACCAGACAGATCACGGGATACTCACCGCCCCAGATCTCGACACGATTGCCTTTGACCGTGGATGTCTCGAAACAACCGCGCAGGGCATAAGTCACTGCCGCTTTGCCATTTGCTTTCAGTCGCCATTCCTTGAAATCGGGATTGGGTGGGATGAAACTGACCGGCACATCCACAAGATCATTTGCATCTTTGGGAAGCGTGACGGTTTCCATCTGTCGCATGGGCATCTCTGTGAACCCAAGCAGTTCAGTGGCTTCGGCGCGGCTGTATCCTTCACGGACTGCCAGCGCCCAGGCAATGGTTTTCTCCAAACTTTGATAGATACAGGCAGGCTGGATAATCTGATAATTCTCGCTGATCATGGTCGGTGTAAAGGACCATTCCGACGAATCGGTTGGACAGCCAAACGAATCAACACCTCCCGATGGGCTGGTCACAATGATTTCCGTTGCCACCGGCTCCACCGTCTGTGTCGGGAGGGTGACTGCTTCCGGGGTGGCTTGTACACGGCTCATCAATAGATAGCGATTCAAGCCTGCCATCCCTCCAGCCACAAAAAGCAAGAGCAGGATCAATCCGGTCACAACGGTATAGATACGGGGTTGCCGTTTCCCGGCAAGGTCTTTATAAGTCAATCCATCCAGGATTGTTTTCCAAAGGGATTTCATTCTTCTCCAAAAAAATTATTGATCTTCGCGGGTCACGCCATGCGCCAGATATCCAATGGCGCGCACGGTCACCCAGCGGGCAGGGAATAAGTACCCCGCTGATTGAACTTGAGCGGTGACATAGCAGGCGGGACGTCCCTGATGTCGTCCACAGGAAACCGAGGTGAGGTGCGCGGAACCCGGTCGTTGTGAATTGAAGTAAGCTGCGGCAATTCCATTCCCTGCTGTGGTTGCAGTGATCGTCCCATCCGGCAAAACCGTGATCTCCTGCGCACCAGCATGAGCCGCAAGGTCGGTGGCAGCCACGGTCTCCATCACACGCGCATTCGTCACCATGTAGTCGAGGATGCCCAACAGAAACAGGGACATGATGGGCATCAGGATGGCGAACAACAAAACGGATTGTCCGCGTTCATTTCCTTTGAACTTCATCGCCACTTCGCCTTCCAGGTCTCGGAGCGCGAGATGAACCACTCGCTGTTCCATCCGCTTTGACTCAAACCAAGCAGACCATCAAACAAGGTTGGCGCTTGATACGAGACCAGACATTGCCCAGGCAAACCAGGTCCACTGGGTGGTGAGACTCGCACGCGATACTTCACACCAGCCGTGGCGGACCAATCCGCATTCAGGGTTTGCCAGGCGACATTCACGGCATTGTTTCGGGCGCGTGCGGGATCAGGCGATTGCGATAGGAATTGCGAACAGGCATAGGCAGCTGCAGTCGCCGCGGTGCGAGCCCGATGCGTTGGGATCCATGCCAGCAAACCGAATGCCATAATGACTGCCAGCATTGCGAACAAAGCCGTTTCTGCCAAGGCTTGTCCGCGTTCGCCTTTTCGGTACGGGGTTTTCATTCGAACCCTCCAGCAGAGGGCGGGCCGGGATAGAAGCGCCAAAGGCGAAAGTTGGTCTCGGCCCGTTGCGCTTCGATCAGACGGATGCCAAAGATCCAATCCCGTGAGTCCTCCACACTGATCAACGAACGCACCTGACGCGGACCGGTCTGCCCAGCATTGATCCGGTCCGCGAGATCGGGCCATAAAACATTGTCACGGGCGTTTTCGGTGGCGGGTGTGTTGTATGAACCGGAAGCGACACCCGTGATGAACACGCCCCAATCCGTGGAGGCGGAACGGAAGGCATAAAACGCGGCAAAGGTCATGCCGAACAACAACAGGATCAGGACCGGCATGATCAGCGCGAACTCTGCCATTGCCTGACCCTTTTCCTTCGGACGAATCATTTATCCGCCTCGCGCCATGCGCAGGGCTTCGATGCCGGCTTCGAAGGCGGCGATCAGTTCGTTGCGATAACGGGCGATCACGGCAATCGCGACCACACCGATGGCGCCCAGGATCAGGGCGTATTCGGCAAAGTCCTGACCATCCTCTTCGCGGATGAAACGTTTGAACAAAGTGAACATGGAATCTCCTTTTTGAAATGAAAATCGGCTGGCAGTTGAACTGCCAGCCGACATCATAGTGATTCAGGTTGTGGGGAGGTTGGTCCGTGTCGCTTGTTGTTTGTTTTATATGCCAGTGAAAAATCCCAATGTCATTATTTTGACTTCAGCAACCTTGCCGAGTTCCCCATAATGCCAATATCAGGCAGGGATTGCGCTGCGGCAGCGAGAACAGGCGGGAGGATACCCAGCGCGGCGAGAGATAATCCCACAAGGTTATAGATGGTTGTGAACGCCAGATTCGTCTTGACGATCCGCATGGTGCGGTGGGCGATCTTTAATACATCTGGCACCAAATTCCAGTCTTCGCGCATGAGGGCGATATGCGCCGCTTCGATGGCAACATCCGTGCCCGCCGCGCCCATTGCCATGCCGACATTTGCCTGGGCAAGCGCGGGCGCATCGTTCACACCGTCGCCGATCATTACGACAACGTGTCCCTTTGCCTGATATTCCTTGACCACATCGATCTTGTGTTCTGGTAACAGATTTGCACGGTAGGAGACACCCAATTTTTCTGCCAGCGCGGAAGCTGTTCTTTCGTTATCTCCCGTGAGTAGTTCAATATGCCGAATCCCGAGCGAACGAACTTCAGCCAGTGCATTAGGAACTTCGGAACGTAAAGTGTCCGCTGCCGCGAACACGCCCACCAACTCCTGATCACGTTCCATGAACAAGAGGGTCTTGCCTTGTGCTTCCAGGTCTTTGGCAATGGGCAATGATGCAGCAGAAGGGATCATGCGTCGATTGCCAATCCGAATAGCCTGGGCATTGATGATTGCCTGAACTCCATGTCCAGGGATGGCTTCAAATTTTTCAGGTTCGACCAAAACGGCTTTTTCCTCACGAGCCATCATACGCACGGCTTCCGCCAGTGGATGTTCGGAGTAGCGTTCGGCAGAGGCAGCAAGACCCAGTAAATCGGAACGTGCTAACCCATTTAACGAAACTACATCCGTAATCTGCGGCTGTCCGAGGGTGAGCGTGCCAGTCTTATCCACCAACAGAACATCGGCGCGCGCCAGTAGTTCGAGATACTTGCCGCCTTTGATGAGCAATCCGCGTTTTGCGCTTGCGCCCACCGAGGCAAGCATGGCAACCGGAGTTGCCAGCGCGAAGGAACAGGAGCAGGCGACCAACAGGACAGCGGCAGTGGATAATGGATTACGGGTAAATAAGAAGGTCAACCCCGCAATGACAGCGACCACGGGCAGATACCAGGCGCTGAATTTATCGGCGATCTGTTGAACGTCAGCGCGATGCGCCTCAGCCTCTTCCACCATTTTGACCACGCGTCCGAAGGTGGTGTCCGTTCCAATTCGGTCCGCGCGGATGCGCAGACTACCCAGTTTGGCAATCGTTGCCGCATACACATGGGTTCCGTTTGCGGCTTCAACAGGCATGGATTCGCCTGTAATGGCAGATTGATCAATCGTGGCTTGACCGCTGATGACTTCGCCGTCCACAGCGATCTTTTCGCCTGGACGGACGATGATCGTTTCACCGACTTTCACCTCGGTGACTGGGACTTCGACTTCCGCTCCATCGCGTTCCACACGAGCAGTTAATGGGGCGAGTGAGGTTAGTTCCTTTACCGCGCGGCGGGCAGATTCTGTGGTGAAGTTCTCGACATAATCACCGACTCGCATGAAGACAACGACAAGCGCCGCCGTGACCCATTGTCCAACCGCGAGTGCGGCAATGACACCGATGGTCATCAGGGTGTGCGAAATGATCTGACGTTTCAATGTGGCGCGGATGACGTTCAGAAAGACACGGTAACCGCCTGCGATGACCAACACGACACCCAACGGAAAGGGGACCAGGTCGTTGAGAAAATCGAACAAGCCCAAGCCTTCGCCGAAGATCACTACACTGAGGATAATGGCGAACACACTGACCAGCAGGATCGTCAGTCGGCGGTTGAAATCGCCCATTGAAACAGGATCAGCTTTGGGTGAGTCCGAGGCGGGGACATCATAGCCAGCGCCCTGAACCGCTGTGCGAATGGCAGGCAAATCCACTTTGGATGGATCGAGTCGCACAATCGCTTTTTCGGTGCCAAGAAACACATTGACGGATTGTACGCCAGGCAGTTTTTCGATGGCGTGTTGGACGTGTTGGGCGCATTCGGCACAGTCCATGCCTGAGATGGGAATTTCGAGGGTTTGTGGATTAGCCATTTAATCTCCTCTATCGTTATCATCAATTATCATTTCAACATTTGCAACCAACTGCCAATTACAGTGACAGACCTGCTTTCTGAAATTTGAGTTCAATCCTTTGGGCCATATCATTCATGGTTGCCTCCACTTGGGGGAACGCAAACCAAACGATGCCGATTCCGAATATCACGCCAGTGATCAATCGCATCCAGAGGTTGAAAGAACCAGCCGCATCGCCCGCATAGAATGTCGCTGGGAAAATGTGATTTGTCAGTGTGGCAAGCCAGGCATTGTTGTCGCGGAAACTGTTGCCAAAGTCAATAATGTCACTGATGAGATGTGTGCCGCCATCAACTGCCATCGGTAATGCCGAGAGCATCAAGGCTCGAAAGGAAAGTGCAAATAGCTTTTTGCGGACAAAGCCATACGCCAGCGCGGAGATCCATAAACTCCCGTACCACCACGTAGTCCGTTCGCACCAAGCCACTTTCCAGCCCATCTGCTGGTTACCCAAAAACTGGCGCAGGACAAGTGGATTGTTGGTCGGCTGCCAGGCCGTTTGAATTTCAGACAGTGAATAGGTCATCTTTGACCCGAATAGAAAGTAAGATCGCTCCGGAAGTTGATGACATTCAAGCGCATAAATCAGGTAAATTACCTTTGCTGCACCTGTCCAGCCAAATTTCATAAATACTGGCGCGAGCCAGGGCAGACCTATAAAAAAACCCCAAGCTACCGCAAAAGCCAATAACCAGTTGCGGCTCAACCAATGAACTATGCGATTGGCGATCACTGCGCCAGATTTCTTACGTTTCACGACCTCTAAAGTACTTGTCTCCATTGCTCTAACTCCTCAAGCGCGTAACATCCGCAACCCACTTCCAATGACGATAAATTCGCTGATCTCGTGTCCTAGCACTGCAATCGGCAGTGAAAAGGCGCCTGCAACCGCGCCGATGACCAGCGCGCCGATCACGATGGCGGATAGCGCCAGGTTCTGGTTCACCACCGATTGGTTGCGCTTTGCCAGCTTGAGCGCATACGCCAATTTTTCGAGATCGTCCGCCATGAGCGCGACGTCTGCGGTTTCGAGCGCCACATCCGTTCCGGCTGCGCCCATCGCCACACCCACGGTTGCCTCCGCCAGCGCGGGCGCGTCGTTTACACCATCGCCAACCATCGCCACGTGCCCGTAGCGCTGCGCGAGTTCGCGGACCTTTGTCACTTTATCTTCCGGTTTCAAGTCCGCGTAGATTTCATCAATGCCGAGTTCACGGGCAATGGCTTGCGCAGTACGTTCGTTGTCACCCGTGAGCATCACCACTTTTTCCACACCTGCCGCGTGGATAGCGTCAATCGCCTTTGCTGCGTTGAGGCGGATGTTATCGCGTATGGCGATCATACCCCAGGGAGCCTCTTCATCCCCAAGCACCACCACCGTTTTTCCCTCGCCCTGTAGCTGGTTGATGTCTCCCCACACCCCATCCAGTGAAACGCCCAACTTTGAGTGGAACATGTCTGGGCTGCCGACATAGATCGTGCGTCCGTCAAGCCTGGCCGAAGCTCCAGCACCGGTCAGGGAGCGGAACTCGGCCAATTCAGACGGCTGAATACCCTGCGCCTCCGCATGCCGGACGATAGCTTGCGCCAGCGGGTGTCCACTGCGACGCTCGATGCCCGCTGCCAACGCCAGCAGTTGCTGCTGCGAAGCGGCTAAGCGATCCGGGTCTTGACGCAGCAGGAGCACATCGGTCACTTCCGGCTCGCCACGCGTCAGCGTGCCGGTCTTGTCCATTGCGACCACCTTGACTTTCGCCAGTTCCTCGACATACACGCCGCCTTTGATGAGCACTCCCTGCCGCGCGCCAGTACCCAAGGAAGCCACCAAAGTGATGGGGATGGAAATGACGAGCGCGCATGGAGCGGCTGCCACTATGAATACAGTTGCGCGCGTAATCCAAGTGACCCAATCCGCGCTGAAAAATAGCGGCGGCACAATCGCAATTAGAATTCCAATCGCAAGCACAGCGGGGCTGTAGCGCGCGCCGAATCTTTCAATGAACCTTTGGCTCTTGCCCTTCTTTTCCTGGGCTTCCTCAACCATATGGATGATGCGGCTGATCGTGTTATCGGCAAAGGTCTTGGTGGCGCGTACTTCCAGCGCACCCTCGCCGTTGATGCTACCGGCGAACACAGGATCGCCGGGCTGTTTTTCCACAGGCACGCTTTCACCGGTGACTGGCGCCTGATTAACACTGGAAGCACCAACAAGAATCTCGCCATCCGTTGCCATCGCCTCTCCTGGCTTGACGATGAACACATCACCAACTTCCAGTTCTTGCACAGGGATTTCGCGCTCGACTCCACCGCGGCGCACAAGCGCAACTTTTGGTGCGAGATCCATCAACGCCTTGATGGCAGCGCGCGTTTTCTCTTCGGTATAACCTTCGGCAGCTTCGCTGATCGAATAGAGGAATACCAGCATCGCGCCTTCGCCTGCCAGACCCATGATCGTAGCAACGACAGCCGCTGTGCTCATTAGCAACTCAATGCCAATTTCACGCTCGAAGATCAGTTCTTCAATCGCTTCACGTCCGAAATAGTATCCGCCAATCAGAATCGCCGCGATGTAGACGACGGTTGAGAAAATTGCGGGTACACCTGCCAGCCCAAGTAACCAGCCAATTAACAGAAACACACCTGACGCAACTGATGTTAATACCTTGGGGTTACGCCAGGGCTTTGGTTGTTCTGCCATCTCCATCCCCTTCTGCGGAGGGAAGCCGAGTGATTCCAGTTTTTCTTTCACCGCTTCGGGCTTGGTGGAGGCAGGATCATATGTGATCGCTACCTTGGCGGACTTAGGATAGATTTTCAGTTCGGCAATGCCGGGAAAGCCTTGCAGGCCGCGCTCAATGGCGGCGGCGTCATGTTCGCAATCAAGGTTGGCGACACGAAGTTCGAGTTGTTTGGTGTTCATTGGTTTACTCCTATGCAGGTAAATGTGTAAATCTAACGGAGCAACAAGTGCTCTACTTAACGTAACGAAATTACCTCGCGGTACTTGCCGCCTGGCGTTTGCTCCGGCGGTTCATCGGCGTGCTCGAGTGTAACGTGATTGAGCTTATGGTTGGCGAGCAGGCATGTGATCTCGGTATGCACCGCATCCCACACGCGATTCGGCTCGGAGTCATGTGCCAGGCGCAGGCGCACGCGCAGGCTCAACGGCGCGGTCTGCAAGACCTGGAACTGCTCGATGCCTGGGATGTGATAAATCGAGGTGCCGAACAGCAGCGGCGGAACCGTAATCCGTTCACCATGATCCGTAGGAAAGACAAGCATATCAGCGGCGCGACCTTGCACGCGGATCGCAGGCAGCGGGTTCCCGCACGGGCAAGGATCGGGGCGCTCCAGGACGCTGTCGCCGAGGTCGTAGCGCAGGATCGGTTGCACCCGGTTGGCGAGGTTGCTGACGAGAACCGTGTACGATTGTATACCGGGCGGCACAGGCTGGTAGTCAGCATCAACCGGCTCGAGCACCACCCAGTCGCTATTGACGTGCAGCCATCCGTGTTCGCAGCTATAACTCATGAAAGGGCACTCAGAGGAAGCATACATATTACCAACTTTGGCGTTGAACACACTGGCAATGCGGTCATATTCGTTCAGAGCCAGTCCTTCAGCTGTCACGATAATCAGTACCGGCTTGATGTGCAGACGGCCGGATTCTTGTTCGTTGGCAAGCAATTTCATTACAGTCCCATAACTTACGAGAATGAGGGGCTGAAATGTGTTGAGTTCAGCCACAAGATCAGATAGGGGAGCGCGTACCGACAGGGGACATAACATTCTGCCGAGCCGCGCACCGAAGTAACTAATGCCGACGCCGGTGGCGGTTGGAGTGCCCATTGCAAGAACTAATCCGATGCGTCCGCCGGCGGTGATGATCCGGAGGATGTTGCGGACACCGAGCCAGGCGTGCAACATGTTTAAGAAGAGTGGCCCGACCACGGAAAGGGATCGCCTGTCTGCAAGAAAGATACCGTGAGTCCCGGTAGTTCCAGACGTTGTTACTACAAGGTACTTGCCCAAAAATTGCTTTCCGAACAGATTGGGGTTTTCAACGAAGTGACGAGCCTTCTCAAGCGTCACCTCATGGTCGGTGACCCAGTCGTCAAAACGCGCCATCAGCTTCTTCTTGTCGGTGATCGGCAGCAAGGTTGGATCCTCGACCCGCTCAGGCAAGCCTTTGTAAAGCTCGCGATAGTAGGGTGAGTTGGCACGTGCATAGGCCACCATCTCGGCAAGGCGTTTGCGCTGCCGCTGCTTTATCGTAGCCGGCCCTTGCTGTCTGGCTTTGCGCACGTCGAGCAACAACTGTAGAGTATTCTCGCTCAAAGTCATGTCTCCTGACTTGTTTCCAATTTGAGTTTTAACTTTCGACATCATTGGCCGTTGAACATGGCCGCCTTTCAACGTATCACTCGCGGCAAGAAGCGCCCCGTCCTCTTCATATACTCGCGATACGCGTCGCCGAATTTTTCGATCATCGCGCGCTCTTCACGCTGGATGCGGAGGAGAACGATCACACATATGCTTTCACAAAGTTCGCCGTGAAAAAGTACCATGATCCATGTATGGCTTGCAGTTGAAAGCCCACCGACTCTGCCAACCGCTGCACCGTCGTTCGCGATTGATAGTGCGGGTCGGGGAAGATTTCCGTGATCGAAAGCAGACCACCGGGTTTTAGCGCCGCTTGGCATTGATGCAGCGCTGCTGCCCGGTCTGGGATTTCGCCCAACACGGTGCAGAAATAAATCACGTCAAAATAATCTGGCGGAAAATGCGATTGCGTTGCATCGCCCAGGATTGGCGTCAGGTTCGACACGCCAGCCTGTGCTGCACGCGCTTTGAGCCGTTCAATCATTCCAGGCTGGATGTCCAAGCCGATAACTTCGCCGCCGGGCAGCACTCGCCGGGCGGCAGGGATGAGCAGCCGGCCCGGGCCAGGGCCCACTTCCAATACGCGCTGTCCCGGTCGCAGCCCAATGCGATCCAGGGTTGTCTGTGTGCTTATCAGCCAGTTCATTAATGGGCTTTCCAATGCCCCGGCAAAGAAAGTCGGACAGGGCATGGAGTGGCGACGGCTTACCCACCGCCACCACAGGTTCGCCAACACTAAAACCACTAGAAGTAGACTGATGACAATGTAGAATGTCATTGGGCTGATCTCCGTGGCAAGAAACGTCCTGTCCGTTTCATGTAGCAGTCATGAACGAATGAGCGGGCTTTCTGGATTTGTACAGCGACATAGTGCCGAAAATCGTTGCATATCGAGCCGTCTCCGTGACATCCTGAAAATCAGCTTTGTTAAAAAACACCGGCAGCAGCCCATTCACGTTGTCAGAAGTTGTACTGAAACCGTCCAAAAATTGCACCAGAAAGAAAGCCAGCCGCATTTTCACACTATTTGCCTTTCCCCAGTCTGCTACATGTAATTCACCGCCAGGTCGCAGGACTCGATATACTTCTTTTAAAGTGCGCTCCTTATCCTCACGCGTCAGGTGATGGAAGAGCAAACCAGAAAACACACGATCAAACGAGTTGTCGGGATATGGCAGATCAAATGCCATACCTTCGTCGAGAGTAATGTTTAGACCAGATCTGGAAATCTTCTCTTTCGCGATTCCAAGGGCCTTGGGATCACCATCCAAGCCAGTCACTTCCGTATTGGGGAAAGATTGCTTGATGATGAGCGTAAGTGTTGCTGTTCCGCAACCCAAATCCAGAACGCGATGATTTTTAGCAAGCCGAGCCTGACGAACAAGAGCTTGCTTGAACTCAGTTTCATGCATTAACTTGTCCATCACAGTGTCATAGAGACCAGTCAGCCATTCATATCGCAGGGCAGGAATATAGTTGGTGCGATCATCGTTCATGTTCTATTCTCCTTATCAGATAAAATCGTAAAATTGTTTTGATAACCAACAAACAATCGGCGGGACTTGGCCCACTTTCATTCTCGACCCCGTCATGTGAAAGATTCTTCACCCACAAGAGCATCATCGCGGCTTTGTTTGGAAATTGTCAGCATC
This portion of the Anaerolineales bacterium genome encodes:
- a CDS encoding pilus assembly protein, with translation MIRPKEKGQAMAEFALIMPVLILLLFGMTFAAFYAFRSASTDWGVFITGVASGSYNTPATENARDNVLWPDLADRINAGQTGPRQVRSLISVEDSRDWIFGIRLIEAQRAETNFRLWRFYPGPPSAGGFE
- a CDS encoding Flp family type IVb pilin, translating into MFTLFKRFIREEDGQDFAEYALILGAIGVVAIAVIARYRNELIAAFEAGIEALRMARGG
- a CDS encoding cation-translocating P-type ATPase, translated to MANPQTLEIPISGMDCAECAQHVQHAIEKLPGVQSVNVFLGTEKAIVRLDPSKVDLPAIRTAVQGAGYDVPASDSPKADPVSMGDFNRRLTILLVSVFAIILSVVIFGEGLGLFDFLNDLVPFPLGVVLVIAGGYRVFLNVIRATLKRQIISHTLMTIGVIAALAVGQWVTAALVVVFMRVGDYVENFTTESARRAVKELTSLAPLTARVERDGAEVEVPVTEVKVGETIIVRPGEKIAVDGEVISGQATIDQSAITGESMPVEAANGTHVYAATIAKLGSLRIRADRIGTDTTFGRVVKMVEEAEAHRADVQQIADKFSAWYLPVVAVIAGLTFLFTRNPLSTAAVLLVACSCSFALATPVAMLASVGASAKRGLLIKGGKYLELLARADVLLVDKTGTLTLGQPQITDVVSLNGLARSDLLGLAASAERYSEHPLAEAVRMMAREEKAVLVEPEKFEAIPGHGVQAIINAQAIRIGNRRMIPSAASLPIAKDLEAQGKTLLFMERDQELVGVFAAADTLRSEVPNALAEVRSLGIRHIELLTGDNERTASALAEKLGVSYRANLLPEHKIDVVKEYQAKGHVVVMIGDGVNDAPALAQANVGMAMGAAGTDVAIEAAHIALMREDWNLVPDVLKIAHRTMRIVKTNLAFTTIYNLVGLSLAALGILPPVLAAAAQSLPDIGIMGNSARLLKSK
- a CDS encoding DUF2085 domain-containing protein produces the protein METSTLEVVKRKKSGAVIANRIVHWLSRNWLLAFAVAWGFFIGLPWLAPVFMKFGWTGAAKVIYLIYALECHQLPERSYFLFGSKMTYSLSEIQTAWQPTNNPLVLRQFLGNQQMGWKVAWCERTTWWYGSLWISALAYGFVRKKLFALSFRALMLSALPMAVDGGTHLISDIIDFGNSFRDNNAWLATLTNHIFPATFYAGDAAGSFNLWMRLITGVIFGIGIVWFAFPQVEATMNDMAQRIELKFQKAGLSL
- the cadA gene encoding cadmium-translocating P-type ATPase — translated: MNTKQLELRVANLDCEHDAAAIERGLQGFPGIAELKIYPKSAKVAITYDPASTKPEAVKEKLESLGFPPQKGMEMAEQPKPWRNPKVLTSVASGVFLLIGWLLGLAGVPAIFSTVVYIAAILIGGYYFGREAIEELIFEREIGIELLMSTAAVVATIMGLAGEGAMLVFLYSISEAAEGYTEEKTRAAIKALMDLAPKVALVRRGGVEREIPVQELEVGDVFIVKPGEAMATDGEILVGASSVNQAPVTGESVPVEKQPGDPVFAGSINGEGALEVRATKTFADNTISRIIHMVEEAQEKKGKSQRFIERFGARYSPAVLAIGILIAIVPPLFFSADWVTWITRATVFIVAAAPCALVISIPITLVASLGTGARQGVLIKGGVYVEELAKVKVVAMDKTGTLTRGEPEVTDVLLLRQDPDRLAASQQQLLALAAGIERRSGHPLAQAIVRHAEAQGIQPSELAEFRSLTGAGASARLDGRTIYVGSPDMFHSKLGVSLDGVWGDINQLQGEGKTVVVLGDEEAPWGMIAIRDNIRLNAAKAIDAIHAAGVEKVVMLTGDNERTAQAIARELGIDEIYADLKPEDKVTKVRELAQRYGHVAMVGDGVNDAPALAEATVGVAMGAAGTDVALETADVALMADDLEKLAYALKLAKRNQSVVNQNLALSAIVIGALVIGAVAGAFSLPIAVLGHEISEFIVIGSGLRMLRA